One genomic window of Undibacterium cyanobacteriorum includes the following:
- a CDS encoding DUF2214 family protein codes for MDYVIVKYLHMIGILVLFASLVLEHSLLRPEVSAATIKKLAIVDGIYGFSALIVMLAGLMLWFQVGKGSAFYTPNHIFHLKVGLFALVGLASIYPTAFFLKHRKTQAESIAIPKAIIMIVRCEMLAILVLPLFAVMMAQGLGLPH; via the coding sequence ATGGATTACGTGATTGTGAAATACCTGCATATGATCGGTATCTTGGTGCTGTTCGCCAGCCTCGTTCTTGAACACTCTCTACTACGCCCCGAGGTTTCTGCAGCGACGATAAAGAAATTAGCGATCGTCGATGGCATTTATGGTTTCTCTGCCTTGATCGTGATGCTTGCTGGCTTAATGCTGTGGTTTCAAGTTGGCAAAGGCAGCGCTTTCTATACGCCCAACCATATATTCCATCTCAAAGTCGGACTATTTGCCTTAGTCGGACTTGCTTCTATCTATCCAACCGCCTTCTTCCTAAAGCATCGCAAAACGCAAGCCGAATCAATCGCAATACCGAAGGCAATCATCATGATTGTGCGATGTGAAATGCTGGCAATACTAGTGCTTCCACTGTTCGCCGTCATGATGGCGCAAGGTCTTGGATTACCGCATTGA
- a CDS encoding glutaminyl-peptide cyclotransferase, whose product MRTSRLASLLSCFTLVMATSTTSALHFDSGDANTATPQYGFKVVAAYPHDRNAFTQGLIFRDNFLYESTGRYGASTLRKIELETGKVLSQRKLPDQIFGEGIVDFDNDLVWLTWTSGFGAVFDLNTFAVKKQFQYTGEGWGLTRTKDAIVMSDGTAQLRFLDPNSLQEIRRIKVSDHGKPVTQLNELEMVEGEIFANIWQTDFIARIDPDTGKVKGWINLKGLLPQSEMKPDTDVLNGIAYDPVKKRLFVTGKLWPKVFEIEIQPSTN is encoded by the coding sequence ATGCGAACCTCTCGCCTCGCTTCCCTGCTCAGCTGTTTCACCTTGGTGATGGCTACGAGTACAACATCCGCGCTTCACTTCGATAGTGGCGATGCCAACACGGCGACTCCACAATACGGATTTAAGGTGGTGGCAGCCTATCCGCATGATCGCAATGCGTTCACGCAAGGGCTCATTTTCCGGGACAATTTTTTGTACGAAAGTACCGGACGCTACGGCGCTTCGACCTTGCGCAAGATTGAGTTAGAAACGGGTAAAGTCCTATCGCAACGCAAGCTTCCCGATCAAATTTTTGGTGAAGGTATCGTCGACTTCGACAATGACTTAGTATGGCTAACGTGGACCTCTGGTTTTGGTGCGGTGTTCGATCTCAACACCTTTGCAGTCAAAAAACAATTCCAGTACACCGGCGAGGGTTGGGGGCTTACCCGAACCAAAGATGCCATCGTCATGAGCGATGGCACAGCCCAGCTGCGTTTTCTTGACCCCAATAGTTTGCAAGAAATACGTCGTATCAAAGTCAGCGATCACGGCAAACCCGTGACCCAGTTAAACGAACTCGAAATGGTAGAAGGTGAGATCTTCGCCAATATCTGGCAGACCGATTTCATTGCGCGCATCGATCCCGACACCGGCAAAGTGAAGGGCTGGATCAACCTCAAAGGTTTGCTGCCACAGTCTGAGATGAAGCCCGATACCGACGTCTTAAATGGCATTGCTTACGACCCCGTGAAGAAGCGCCTATTTGTCACTGGCAAGCTGTGGCCGAAAGTATTTGAGATTGAGATACAGCCTTCGACAAACTGA
- a CDS encoding SOUL family heme-binding protein: protein MSSSLSSSLWRSLSGVLSLLGFSLVSSSAWAIEEPKYDVVKRYPQFEVRKYHAYLVAEVLVPGPADKAGNTAFEYLGGYIFGKNKGAKKLEMTAPVSQTAAQNAKPVKIEMTAPVAQTNVEGGYLVQFVMPSEFTMETLPEPLNPKVKLREMPAQTYAVLKYSGSWSQELYEEKLAALRQCMKEAGLVAQGEPIFSRYNAPFSLPFLRRNEIWIALASPTSNTNP, encoded by the coding sequence ATGTCTAGCTCTTTATCTAGCTCATTATGGCGATCCCTGAGTGGCGTCTTGTCTCTATTGGGATTCTCGCTAGTCTCGAGTTCGGCTTGGGCGATTGAAGAACCCAAGTACGATGTCGTCAAACGCTATCCGCAGTTTGAAGTGCGTAAGTACCATGCCTATTTAGTGGCTGAAGTGCTGGTGCCGGGGCCCGCCGATAAAGCAGGGAATACCGCCTTTGAATATCTTGGCGGCTATATCTTTGGCAAGAATAAGGGCGCCAAGAAGTTGGAAATGACTGCGCCGGTGTCGCAAACGGCGGCACAAAACGCGAAGCCAGTGAAGATTGAGATGACGGCACCAGTGGCACAAACCAATGTCGAGGGTGGCTATTTGGTTCAGTTTGTGATGCCGAGTGAATTCACGATGGAGACCTTGCCTGAGCCACTCAACCCAAAAGTAAAACTGCGCGAAATGCCTGCTCAAACTTATGCGGTGTTGAAGTATTCCGGGAGTTGGTCACAAGAGCTGTATGAGGAAAAGCTCGCAGCCCTGCGGCAGTGCATGAAAGAAGCTGGATTGGTGGCACAAGGCGAGCCCATTTTTTCACGCTATAACGCGCCGTTCTCATTGCCTTTTTTACGTCGCAATGAAATCTGGATTGCGCTCGCCAGTCCAACTTCCAACACCAATCCCTGA
- a CDS encoding VOC family protein: protein MKVAKNTICLWFNGDAEQAARFYADTFPDSSVDAIHLAPGDFPAGQEGQVITVQFTVMSIPCLGLNGGPAFTHDEAFSFQVATETQEETDRYWNAIIDHGGQASACGWCKDKWGISWQITPIALTEGICDPDRAAAKRVFNAMMEMSKIDIARIEAARAGR from the coding sequence ATGAAAGTCGCAAAAAATACTATTTGTCTCTGGTTCAATGGTGATGCGGAACAAGCAGCACGTTTTTACGCCGACACCTTTCCCGATTCCTCAGTCGATGCGATTCATCTCGCGCCGGGCGACTTTCCTGCTGGGCAGGAAGGCCAGGTGATCACCGTACAATTTACCGTGATGAGCATCCCCTGCCTCGGACTCAACGGTGGCCCAGCCTTCACGCACGATGAAGCGTTTTCGTTTCAGGTAGCGACGGAAACCCAAGAAGAAACCGATCGCTATTGGAACGCGATTATCGATCATGGTGGCCAAGCCAGTGCTTGCGGTTGGTGCAAGGATAAGTGGGGCATTTCTTGGCAGATTACGCCAATCGCCCTCACTGAAGGGATCTGCGATCCTGATCGTGCGGCGGCCAAACGTGTCTTCAATGCCATGATGGAGATGAGCAAAATTGATATCGCTCGTATTGAAGCGGCACGCGCGGGACGCTAA